One segment of Pantoea sp. Lij88 DNA contains the following:
- the dapB gene encoding 4-hydroxy-tetrahydrodipicolinate reductase: MSTIRIAIVGAPGRMGRNLIQATQQAEGVELGAALARPGSSLTGSDAGELAGIGKNGIIIADDLRAVINDFDVLIDFTRPEGTLEYMAICREYSKAMVIGTTGFDEAGKAAIRAAAEDIAIVFAANFSVGVNLVLKLLEKAAKVMGEYADIEIVEAHHRHKVDAPSGTALAMGEAIADAMQWKLDEHAVYTREGHTGERQPQTIGFATVRAGDIVGEHTAMFADIGERVEITHKASSRMTFANGAVKSALWLKDKKSGLFDMRDVLDLSML; encoded by the coding sequence ATGAGCACTATCCGCATTGCTATTGTGGGCGCGCCGGGCCGAATGGGCCGTAATCTGATTCAGGCGACGCAGCAGGCAGAAGGCGTTGAACTGGGGGCGGCACTGGCCCGTCCGGGCTCATCGCTGACCGGCAGCGACGCTGGTGAATTAGCGGGCATCGGGAAGAATGGCATCATCATCGCAGACGATTTACGCGCGGTGATTAACGACTTTGATGTGCTGATCGATTTCACCCGCCCGGAAGGCACGCTGGAGTATATGGCGATCTGCCGTGAGTACAGCAAAGCGATGGTGATTGGCACCACCGGTTTTGATGAGGCAGGCAAAGCGGCCATTCGCGCGGCGGCGGAAGATATCGCCATTGTGTTCGCGGCTAACTTCAGCGTGGGAGTTAACCTGGTGCTGAAGCTGCTTGAGAAGGCTGCCAAAGTGATGGGTGAATACGCGGATATTGAGATCGTTGAAGCTCACCACCGCCATAAAGTGGATGCGCCCTCTGGCACCGCGCTGGCGATGGGTGAGGCGATAGCCGACGCAATGCAGTGGAAACTGGATGAGCATGCGGTTTATACGCGTGAAGGCCACACCGGTGAACGCCAGCCGCAGACCATCGGTTTTGCGACAGTACGCGCGGGTGACATCGTGGGTGAGCATACGGCGATGTTTGCAGATATCGGCGAGCGGGTGGAGATTACCCACAAGGCTTCAAGCCGTATGACCTTTGCAAATGGTGCGGTTAAGTCAGCGTTATGGCTGAAAGATAAGAAATCTGGCCTTTTTGATATGCGGGATGTGCTGGATTTGTCGATGTTGTGA
- the ispH gene encoding 4-hydroxy-3-methylbut-2-enyl diphosphate reductase, whose protein sequence is MQILLANPRGFCAGVDRAISIVERALEMYGAPIYVRHEVVHNRYVVNSLRERGAIFIEEISEVPDNAILIFSAHGVSQAVRAEAKARNLTMLFDATCPLVTKVHMEVARASRKGVEAILIGHAGHPEVEGTMGQYNNPNGGMYLVESPEDVFRLTVKDENNLSFMTQTTLSVDDTSDIIDALRQRFPAIIGPRKDDICYATTNRQEAVRTLAKDAEVVLVVGSKNSSNSNRLAELAQRAGKLAKLIDSADDIQEEWVKGVACIGVTAGASAPDILVQQVIQRLRELGGEAAIELIGREENIVFEVPKELRVDVRNVQ, encoded by the coding sequence ATGCAAATCCTGTTAGCTAATCCGCGCGGTTTCTGCGCTGGCGTTGATCGCGCCATCAGTATTGTCGAGCGCGCGCTGGAGATGTATGGCGCGCCTATCTACGTCCGTCACGAAGTGGTGCATAACCGCTACGTGGTGAACAGCCTGCGTGAGCGGGGCGCTATCTTCATCGAAGAGATCAGCGAAGTGCCGGATAACGCGATTCTGATCTTCTCCGCGCACGGCGTTTCACAGGCCGTACGTGCCGAAGCTAAAGCGCGCAATCTGACGATGCTGTTCGACGCCACCTGTCCGCTGGTGACCAAAGTACATATGGAAGTGGCGCGTGCCAGCCGTAAGGGCGTGGAGGCGATACTGATTGGTCATGCAGGGCATCCGGAAGTTGAAGGCACCATGGGGCAGTACAACAACCCTAATGGCGGCATGTATCTGGTGGAGTCACCGGAAGATGTCTTCAGACTGACCGTCAAAGACGAAAACAATCTGAGCTTCATGACGCAGACTACGCTGTCGGTGGATGACACCTCTGACATCATTGATGCCCTGCGTCAGCGTTTCCCGGCGATCATCGGGCCGCGTAAAGATGATATCTGCTACGCCACCACCAACCGTCAGGAAGCCGTTCGTACGCTGGCGAAAGATGCGGAAGTGGTGCTGGTGGTGGGGTCGAAGAACTCCTCCAACTCCAACCGTCTGGCCGAACTGGCACAGCGTGCCGGTAAGCTGGCGAAGCTGATCGACTCTGCTGATGATATTCAGGAAGAGTGGGTAAAAGGCGTGGCCTGTATCGGCGTTACCGCCGGTGCCTCAGCCCCCGATATTCTGGTGCAGCAGGTGATCCAGCGGCTGCGTGAGCTGGGCGGCGAAGCGGCGATTGAGCTGATTGGCCGTGAAGAGAATATTGTCTTCGAAGTGCCTAAAGAACTGCGCGTTGACGTGCGCAACGTGCAGTAA
- the fkpB gene encoding FKBP-type peptidyl-prolyl cis-trans isomerase — translation MTESVQRESAVLVHFTLKLEDGSTAESTRANGKPALFRLGDGSLSAALEEALLGLTAGETKQFTLEPEDAFGGVSPDLIQYFSRRDFIDAGEPEVGAIMLFSGMGGSEMPGVIREVSGDSITVDFNHPLAGRRIQFDVEVLEIDPALEANDANPVS, via the coding sequence ATGACTGAGTCCGTACAGCGCGAAAGCGCGGTGTTGGTGCATTTTACGCTGAAGCTGGAAGATGGCTCGACGGCGGAATCGACCCGTGCAAACGGCAAGCCCGCGCTGTTCCGTCTCGGTGATGGCAGCCTCTCTGCGGCACTTGAGGAGGCACTGCTGGGGCTGACAGCGGGTGAGACTAAGCAGTTCACCCTTGAGCCGGAAGATGCTTTTGGCGGCGTCAGCCCTGACCTGATCCAGTATTTCTCGCGTCGGGACTTTATCGATGCCGGTGAACCGGAAGTGGGTGCCATCATGCTGTTCAGCGGCATGGGCGGCAGTGAAATGCCAGGCGTGATCCGTGAAGTCTCCGGTGACTCAATCACCGTGGATTTCAACCACCCGCTGGCAGGTCGTCGTATTCAGTTTGATGTAGAGGTGCTGGAAATTGATCCGGCACTGGAGGCGAACGATGCAAATCCTGTTAGCTAA
- the lspA gene encoding signal peptidase II produces MRKPILSTGLRWLWLVLVVIVVDFASKQWVMNNMMLHETQPLMPYLNLFYAHNYGAAFSFLADKGGWQRWFFAGIALAIVISLMVMMYRNHASQKMANIAYALIIGGAIGNLFDRSYHGFVVDFIDFYVGNWHFATFNIADCGICIGAALVVLEGFFSPNGKQAKQKG; encoded by the coding sequence ATGCGTAAACCTATTTTATCAACCGGATTGCGCTGGCTGTGGCTGGTGCTGGTGGTGATTGTTGTCGACTTCGCCAGTAAGCAGTGGGTGATGAACAACATGATGCTGCATGAAACCCAGCCGCTGATGCCTTATCTGAATCTGTTCTACGCGCATAACTATGGCGCGGCGTTCAGTTTCCTGGCAGACAAAGGCGGCTGGCAGCGCTGGTTCTTTGCCGGTATTGCGCTGGCTATCGTGATCTCTCTGATGGTGATGATGTATCGCAATCATGCCAGTCAGAAGATGGCTAACATCGCCTATGCCCTGATCATTGGCGGCGCGATCGGCAATCTGTTCGATCGCTCATATCATGGCTTTGTGGTCGATTTTATCGATTTCTATGTCGGTAACTGGCACTTCGCTACATTTAATATCGCTGACTGCGGCATCTGTATTGGTGCCGCACTGGTGGTGCTGGAGGGCTTTTTCAGCCCGAACGGCAAACAGGCTAAACAGAAAGGGTAA
- the ileS gene encoding isoleucine--tRNA ligase, protein MSDYKSTLNLPETGFPMRGDLAKREPGMLQRWYADNLYGIIREAKKGKKTFILHDGPPYANGSIHIGHSVNKILKDIIVKSKGMAGYDSPYVPGWDCHGLPIEHKVEQMIGKPGEKVTAAEFRAACRKYAAEQVEGQKADFIRLGVLGDWDRPYLTMDFGTEANIIRALGKIIGNGHLHKGAKPVHWCLDCRSALAEAEVEYYDKTSPSIDVMFNAVDADAVRQAFGVAQVNGPISLVIWTTTPWTLPANRAISLHPEFEYQLIQIEGRALILAKELVESVMKRAGVSEWQVLGECQGAALELQKFQHPFLALESLVVLGDHVTLDAGTGAVHTAPGHGPDDYVIGQKYGIETANPVGPDGTYLPGTWPTLDGVNVFKANDMIVELLKEKGALLHVEKLLHSYPHCWRHKTPIIFRATPQWFISMDQKGLRAQSLKEIKGVQWIPDWGQARIESMVANRPDWCISRQRTWGVPMALFVHKESEELHPDTLALMEKVAQRVEQEGIQAWWDLDPRELMGDDADHYVKVPDTLDVWFDSGSTSYSVVDARPEFGGHAPDLYLEGSDQHRGWFMSSLMISTAMKGKAPYRQVLTHGFTVDGQGRKMSKSIGNTVAPQDVMNKLGADILRLWVASTDYSGEMAVSDEILKRSADAYRRIRNTARFLLANLSGFNPATDLVKPEEMIVVDRWAVGRAQAAQADIVASYENYDFHEVIQRLMQFCSIEMGSFYLDIIKDRQYTAKGDGLARRSCQTALWHIVEALVRWMAPIMSFTADEIWGYLPGERAQYVFTEEWYQGLFGLAEDEALNDAYWAELLKVRGEVNKVIEQARADKRIGGALEATVTLYADPELAAKLQALGNELRFVLLTSGAQVADYALANDEAQQSEGLKGLKIALHKAEGEKCQRCWHYTTDVGQNPEHAEVCGRCYTNVAGDGEQREFA, encoded by the coding sequence ATGAGTGACTATAAATCTACCCTGAATTTGCCGGAAACGGGATTCCCGATGCGTGGCGATCTGGCCAAACGCGAACCGGGAATGTTGCAACGCTGGTATGCCGACAACCTGTACGGCATCATCCGCGAAGCCAAAAAAGGGAAAAAAACCTTTATCCTGCATGATGGCCCTCCGTATGCGAACGGCAGCATTCATATTGGTCACTCCGTTAACAAGATTCTGAAAGACATTATCGTTAAGTCGAAAGGCATGGCGGGTTATGACTCGCCGTATGTGCCGGGCTGGGACTGTCACGGTCTGCCGATCGAACACAAAGTTGAGCAGATGATCGGCAAGCCAGGCGAGAAAGTCACCGCCGCCGAATTCCGTGCAGCGTGCCGTAAATACGCCGCTGAACAGGTTGAAGGCCAGAAGGCGGACTTTATCCGTCTGGGCGTGCTGGGCGACTGGGATCGTCCTTACCTGACTATGGATTTCGGCACCGAAGCCAACATCATTCGTGCGCTGGGTAAAATCATCGGCAACGGCCACCTGCACAAAGGCGCGAAGCCGGTGCACTGGTGCCTGGATTGCCGTTCTGCCCTGGCAGAAGCGGAAGTCGAGTATTACGACAAAACCTCTCCATCGATTGATGTGATGTTTAACGCTGTCGATGCCGACGCGGTGCGTCAGGCGTTTGGCGTGGCACAGGTCAATGGCCCGATTTCACTGGTGATCTGGACGACGACGCCGTGGACATTACCGGCTAACCGCGCCATCTCCCTGCATCCTGAATTTGAGTATCAGCTGATCCAGATCGAGGGCCGCGCCCTGATCCTGGCGAAAGAGCTGGTGGAAAGCGTCATGAAGCGCGCCGGTGTCAGCGAATGGCAGGTACTGGGCGAATGTCAGGGCGCAGCGCTGGAGCTGCAGAAGTTCCAGCATCCGTTCCTGGCGCTGGAGTCGCTGGTGGTACTGGGCGATCACGTGACGCTGGACGCGGGTACCGGTGCAGTTCACACCGCACCAGGCCACGGCCCGGATGACTATGTCATCGGTCAGAAATATGGCATTGAAACGGCTAACCCGGTCGGACCGGATGGCACCTATCTGCCAGGCACCTGGCCGACGCTGGATGGGGTCAACGTCTTTAAAGCCAACGACATGATCGTTGAGCTGCTTAAAGAGAAAGGCGCGCTGCTGCACGTTGAGAAACTGCTGCACAGCTACCCGCACTGCTGGCGTCATAAAACGCCGATCATCTTCCGCGCTACGCCGCAGTGGTTCATCAGCATGGATCAGAAAGGATTGCGTGCGCAGTCGCTGAAAGAGATCAAAGGCGTGCAGTGGATCCCGGACTGGGGCCAGGCGCGTATCGAATCGATGGTGGCGAACCGTCCTGACTGGTGTATCTCCCGTCAGCGTACGTGGGGCGTACCGATGGCGCTGTTCGTTCACAAAGAGAGCGAAGAGCTGCACCCGGACACGCTGGCGCTGATGGAGAAAGTGGCGCAGCGCGTTGAGCAGGAAGGCATCCAGGCCTGGTGGGATCTCGACCCGCGCGAGCTGATGGGCGACGACGCCGATCATTACGTCAAAGTGCCGGATACGCTGGATGTCTGGTTTGACTCCGGTTCAACCAGTTATTCCGTGGTTGATGCGCGTCCGGAATTTGGCGGACATGCGCCTGACCTCTATCTGGAAGGATCCGATCAGCATCGTGGCTGGTTTATGTCCTCGCTGATGATCTCTACGGCGATGAAGGGCAAAGCGCCTTACCGTCAGGTACTGACACACGGTTTCACCGTGGATGGTCAGGGCCGCAAGATGTCGAAATCAATCGGCAACACGGTCGCGCCGCAGGATGTGATGAACAAACTGGGCGCTGATATTCTGCGTCTGTGGGTGGCCTCAACCGATTACTCGGGTGAAATGGCGGTCTCCGATGAGATCCTCAAACGCTCCGCCGATGCCTATCGCCGTATCCGTAACACCGCACGTTTCCTGCTGGCTAACCTCAGCGGCTTCAACCCGGCCACCGACCTGGTGAAACCGGAAGAGATGATCGTGGTGGATCGCTGGGCAGTGGGTCGTGCCCAGGCGGCACAGGCCGATATCGTCGCCTCTTATGAGAACTACGATTTCCATGAAGTGATCCAGCGTCTGATGCAGTTCTGCTCGATTGAGATGGGCAGCTTCTATCTCGACATCATCAAGGATCGTCAGTACACCGCGAAAGGCGATGGCCTGGCACGTCGCAGCTGCCAGACCGCGCTGTGGCACATCGTCGAAGCGCTGGTACGCTGGATGGCACCGATCATGTCCTTTACCGCGGATGAGATCTGGGGCTACCTGCCAGGCGAACGTGCGCAGTATGTCTTCACCGAAGAGTGGTATCAGGGTCTGTTTGGCCTGGCGGAAGATGAAGCGCTGAATGACGCCTACTGGGCTGAGCTGCTGAAAGTGCGTGGCGAAGTGAACAAGGTTATCGAGCAGGCGCGTGCGGATAAACGCATCGGTGGCGCACTGGAAGCAACGGTCACGCTGTATGCCGATCCGGAGCTGGCCGCGAAACTGCAGGCGCTGGGCAATGAACTGCGCTTTGTGCTGCTGACCTCTGGCGCACAGGTGGCGGATTACGCTCTGGCGAACGACGAAGCGCAGCAGAGTGAAGGGCTGAAAGGTCTGAAAATCGCGCTGCACAAGGCGGAAGGCGAGAAATGTCAGCGCTGCTGGCATTACACTACCGACGTCGGACAGAATCCTGAGCATGCTGAGGTCTGTGGTCGTTGTTACACTAACGTAGCCGGTGACGGCGAACAGCGTGAATTTGCCTGA
- the ribF gene encoding bifunctional riboflavin kinase/FAD synthetase: MKFIRGIHNLNEQHRGCVLTIGNFDGVHRGHQALMSRLCEEGRKRNLPVVVMVFEPQPLELFAGDKAPARLTRLREKLRYMAEAGVDKVLCVRFDRRFAALSAQRFISDLLVDKLDVKYLAVGDDFRFGAGRQGDFLLLQKAGAEYGFEVVSTETFCDGGKRISSTAVRQALAADDLALAESLLGHPFTISGRVVHGDALGRTLGFPTANLPLRRSVTPVKGVYAVEVQGLTPEPLPGVANIGTRPTVKGLRQQLEVHLLDINMDLYGRHIDVVLKQKIRNEQRFASLEALKEQIANDVVTARQFFGLL, from the coding sequence ATGAAGTTTATCCGCGGTATTCATAATCTTAACGAGCAGCATCGCGGCTGCGTTCTGACCATTGGTAATTTCGATGGCGTGCACCGTGGTCATCAGGCGCTGATGTCGCGACTGTGTGAAGAGGGACGTAAGCGTAATCTGCCGGTCGTGGTCATGGTGTTTGAGCCACAGCCGCTGGAGCTGTTTGCCGGTGATAAAGCCCCGGCTCGCCTGACACGCCTGCGTGAAAAGCTGCGCTACATGGCGGAAGCCGGCGTCGATAAAGTGTTGTGCGTGCGGTTTGATCGTCGCTTTGCGGCCTTGTCCGCCCAGCGTTTTATCAGTGACCTGTTAGTCGACAAGCTGGACGTAAAGTACCTTGCAGTCGGCGATGATTTCCGCTTCGGCGCTGGTCGCCAGGGGGATTTCCTGTTATTACAGAAAGCCGGTGCGGAGTATGGCTTTGAGGTCGTCAGCACCGAAACCTTCTGTGATGGCGGTAAGCGAATCAGCAGCACCGCCGTGCGTCAGGCGCTGGCTGCCGATGATTTAGCGCTGGCGGAGTCGCTGTTAGGTCATCCTTTCACTATTTCCGGCCGCGTCGTGCACGGTGATGCACTGGGACGCACGCTGGGTTTCCCCACTGCGAACCTTCCTTTACGCCGCAGCGTCACGCCGGTGAAAGGGGTTTATGCGGTGGAAGTACAGGGTCTGACGCCCGAGCCACTGCCGGGTGTCGCCAATATCGGCACCCGTCCGACCGTAAAAGGTTTACGCCAGCAGCTTGAAGTTCACCTGCTCGACATCAATATGGATCTCTATGGTCGTCACATTGATGTGGTGCTGAAACAGAAAATACGAAACGAGCAGCGCTTTGCCTCACTGGAGGCGTTGAAAGAACAAATTGCGAACGATGTGGTAACGGCCCGGCAGTTCTTTGGGCTGCTTTAA
- the rpsT gene encoding 30S ribosomal protein S20: protein MANIKSAKKRAVTSEKRRKHNASRRSMMRTFVKKVYAAIASGDKAAAQNAFNEMQPLVDRQAAKGLIHKNKAARYKSNLTAQINKLA, encoded by the coding sequence TTGGCTAATATCAAATCAGCTAAGAAACGCGCCGTAACATCTGAGAAACGCCGCAAGCATAACGCTAGCCGCCGCTCAATGATGCGTACCTTCGTTAAGAAAGTATACGCGGCGATCGCTTCAGGCGACAAAGCTGCTGCGCAGAACGCATTCAATGAAATGCAACCACTCGTGGATCGTCAGGCCGCTAAAGGTCTGATCCACAAAAACAAAGCTGCACGTTATAAATCTAACCTGACTGCACAGATCAACAAACTGGCTTAA
- the nhaR gene encoding transcriptional activator NhaR, which yields MAHINYNHLYYFWHACRAGSIAGAAEALSLTPQTITGQIKALEERLQGKLFRRQGRGLVPTELGQLVFRYADRMFMLGQEMLDIVNYRKESHLLLDVGVADALSKQLVSKVLETAVVAEEKIHLRCFESTHELLLEQLSQHKLDMIISDCSIDPTQQEGLFSVKLGECPISFWSKQLLTDRSFPACLETRPLLIPGRRSMLGRKILNWITAQGLQVEILGEFDDAALMKAFGARQNAIFVAPALEISKQDGIYEVGRLDAVSEEYHILFAERMIQHPAVQRLCHADFSGLFPRQSTDEKKPA from the coding sequence ATGGCGCATATTAATTACAATCATCTCTACTACTTCTGGCACGCCTGCCGCGCGGGATCCATTGCGGGTGCCGCAGAGGCCCTCTCGCTGACGCCACAGACCATTACAGGGCAAATTAAGGCACTTGAGGAGCGCCTGCAGGGCAAGCTGTTCCGGCGTCAGGGAAGGGGGCTGGTGCCGACCGAACTGGGTCAGCTGGTGTTCCGCTACGCTGACCGCATGTTTATGCTGGGTCAGGAGATGCTGGATATCGTTAACTACCGCAAGGAGTCCCATCTGCTGCTGGATGTTGGTGTGGCAGATGCGCTCTCTAAGCAGCTGGTCAGCAAGGTGCTGGAAACCGCGGTGGTGGCAGAGGAGAAGATTCATCTGCGCTGTTTTGAATCGACCCACGAGCTGCTGCTGGAGCAGCTCAGTCAGCATAAGCTGGATATGATTATCTCTGACTGCTCCATCGATCCCACCCAACAGGAAGGGCTGTTTTCGGTAAAGCTGGGGGAGTGCCCGATCAGTTTCTGGTCCAAACAACTGCTCACCGATCGCTCTTTTCCGGCCTGCCTTGAGACGCGACCACTCCTGATTCCGGGCCGTCGCTCCATGCTGGGGCGCAAAATCCTCAACTGGATTACGGCCCAGGGGCTGCAGGTGGAGATTCTCGGTGAGTTTGATGATGCGGCACTGATGAAGGCGTTTGGTGCGCGGCAGAATGCGATTTTTGTGGCGCCTGCGCTGGAAATTAGTAAGCAGGACGGCATTTATGAAGTCGGGCGGCTTGATGCGGTGTCAGAGGAATATCACATCCTCTTCGCGGAGCGGATGATTCAGCATCCGGCGGTGCAGCGGCTCTGTCACGCAGACTTCAGCGGACTCTTTCCCCGCCAGAGTACAGACGAAAAAAAACCGGCGTAA
- the nhaA gene encoding Na+/H+ antiporter NhaA, which produces MNIRLKKLLESDATGGVVLIIAAALAMLLANNDATQQGYRDLLAIPVEFRFGTLDISKDLLLWINDALMALFFLMVGLEVKRELVMGALAKREQALFPLIAALGGMMAPALIFLLFNGADLSTRSGWAIPTATDIAFALGILALLGSRVPPALKIFLMALAIIDDLGAIIIIALFYTHHLSMASLGVAAAAIAVLALMNLLNVRNTGLYLLVGLVLWVAVLKSGVHATLAGVVVGFLIPLAKKEGHSPAIHLEHALHPWVRWVILPLFAFANAGVSLTGVSFGSLFSLLPLGIMAGLLIGKPLGITLFCWLADKTGLARLPENTDIRDIAAVGVLCGIGFTMSIFIASLAYGDISAELMTLAKLGILSGSILSAVLGYVILGWRLKQRPA; this is translated from the coding sequence GTGAACATCAGACTAAAAAAACTCCTTGAAAGCGACGCCACCGGCGGTGTGGTGCTGATTATCGCTGCCGCACTGGCGATGCTGCTGGCCAACAACGACGCCACGCAACAGGGCTATCGCGATCTGCTGGCCATTCCGGTGGAATTCCGCTTTGGCACTCTCGATATCAGTAAAGACCTGCTGCTGTGGATCAACGATGCGCTGATGGCACTGTTCTTCCTGATGGTAGGGCTGGAGGTCAAACGCGAACTGGTGATGGGGGCGCTGGCGAAACGTGAACAGGCGCTGTTCCCGTTGATCGCGGCGCTGGGTGGCATGATGGCTCCGGCGCTTATCTTCCTGCTGTTTAACGGGGCCGATCTCAGCACCCGCAGCGGATGGGCGATCCCGACCGCCACCGATATCGCCTTTGCGCTGGGGATTCTGGCGCTGCTGGGCAGCCGCGTGCCGCCCGCGCTGAAGATTTTCCTGATGGCGCTGGCGATCATCGACGATCTTGGCGCCATCATCATTATCGCGCTGTTCTACACGCATCACCTTTCGATGGCCTCACTGGGCGTTGCCGCTGCCGCCATTGCCGTGCTGGCGCTGATGAACCTGCTCAACGTGCGAAACACCGGTCTCTATCTGCTGGTGGGGCTGGTGCTGTGGGTGGCGGTGCTGAAGTCGGGGGTTCATGCGACGCTGGCGGGTGTGGTGGTCGGCTTCCTGATCCCGCTGGCGAAGAAAGAGGGACACTCTCCGGCGATTCATCTTGAGCATGCGCTGCATCCCTGGGTGCGCTGGGTCATCCTGCCGCTGTTTGCCTTTGCCAATGCCGGGGTGTCGCTGACGGGGGTCTCGTTCGGCAGCCTCTTCTCGCTGCTGCCGCTGGGCATCATGGCCGGGCTGTTGATCGGTAAGCCACTGGGCATCACGCTGTTTTGCTGGCTGGCAGACAAAACCGGCTTAGCCCGGCTGCCGGAAAACACCGATATCAGAGATATCGCGGCGGTGGGCGTGCTGTGCGGCATTGGTTTCACTATGTCGATATTTATCGCCTCGCTGGCCTATGGCGATATCAGTGCTGAACTGATGACCCTGGCGAAGCTGGGAATTCTGTCAGGCTCGATTCTGTCGGCGGTGCTGGGCTATGTGATCCTTGGCTGGCGTCTGAAACAGCGTCCGGCGTAG
- the dnaJ gene encoding molecular chaperone DnaJ, with protein sequence MAKSDYYEILGVAKSADEREIKKAYKRLAMKFHPDRNPGDKDAEAKFKEVKEAYEILTDAQKRAAYDQYGHAAFEQGGMGGGGFGGGGFGGGGADFSDIFGDVFGDIFGGGRRQRASRGADLRYNMELSLEEAVRGVTKEIRIPTLEECDVCHGSGAKAGTQPQTCSTCHGAGQVQMRQGFFTVQQACPTCHGRGSVIKDPCNACHGHGRVEKSKTLSVKIPAGVDTGDRIRLSGEGEAGEQGAPAGDLYVQVSVKKHPIFEREENNLYCEVPINFAMAALGGEIEVPTLDGRVKLKVPSETQTGKLFRMRGRGVKSVRGGAVGDLLCRVVVETPVSLNEKQKALLRELEESFGGPSGEHNSPRSKSFFDGVKKFFDDLTR encoded by the coding sequence ATGGCGAAGAGTGATTACTACGAGATTTTAGGCGTCGCCAAATCCGCGGACGAGCGTGAAATCAAAAAGGCTTACAAACGCCTGGCAATGAAATTTCACCCGGACCGAAATCCCGGTGATAAAGACGCCGAAGCGAAATTTAAAGAGGTCAAGGAAGCGTACGAAATCCTGACCGATGCGCAGAAGCGTGCAGCTTACGATCAGTATGGTCATGCAGCCTTTGAACAGGGCGGCATGGGTGGCGGTGGATTCGGCGGCGGCGGCTTTGGCGGCGGCGGTGCAGACTTCAGCGATATCTTTGGCGACGTGTTCGGTGACATCTTTGGTGGTGGACGCCGTCAGCGCGCATCCCGTGGCGCCGATTTACGCTACAACATGGAGCTGTCGCTGGAAGAAGCGGTACGCGGCGTGACCAAAGAGATCCGCATTCCAACGCTGGAAGAGTGTGATGTCTGCCACGGCAGCGGCGCGAAAGCGGGCACGCAGCCACAAACCTGTTCAACCTGTCACGGTGCGGGCCAGGTGCAGATGCGCCAGGGCTTCTTCACCGTTCAGCAGGCCTGTCCGACCTGTCATGGTCGTGGCTCGGTGATTAAAGATCCGTGCAACGCCTGTCATGGTCATGGCCGCGTTGAGAAGTCGAAAACGCTGTCAGTGAAAATCCCGGCAGGGGTGGACACCGGCGATCGCATTCGTCTGAGTGGCGAAGGCGAAGCGGGCGAGCAGGGCGCACCAGCCGGCGATCTCTACGTTCAGGTATCGGTGAAGAAACACCCGATCTTCGAGCGTGAAGAGAACAACCTCTACTGTGAAGTGCCGATAAACTTTGCGATGGCGGCGCTGGGCGGTGAGATTGAAGTGCCGACACTGGATGGTCGCGTGAAGCTGAAAGTGCCGTCAGAAACCCAGACCGGCAAGCTGTTCCGCATGCGTGGTCGTGGCGTCAAATCTGTGCGTGGCGGCGCGGTCGGCGACCTGTTATGTCGCGTCGTGGTGGAAACCCCGGTCAGCCTGAATGAGAAACAGAAAGCGCTGCTGCGTGAACTGGAAGAGAGTTTTGGCGGCCCAAGCGGCGAGCATAACAGCCCGCGCTCCAAGAGCTTCTTTGATGGCGTGAAAAAATTCTTCGATGACTTAACCCGTTAA